Part of the Bos indicus isolate NIAB-ARS_2022 breed Sahiwal x Tharparkar chromosome 29, NIAB-ARS_B.indTharparkar_mat_pri_1.0, whole genome shotgun sequence genome is shown below.
acatATAGATGAGGGagaagtagaaacagtggcagattttattttcttgggctccaaaatcactatggaccttgactgcagccacaaaattaaaagacacttgctccttggaaggaagaaaggctatgaaaaacctgaacagtgtattaaaaagcagagactcatTTTGCTACAGAGATCTGTAgtgtcacagctatggttttccagtaatcatgtacagatacGAGATCTGGACCATACAAAAGGgtgaatgtcaaagaattgagcttttgaactgtggtgcttgagaagactcttgtgagtcccttatacaacaagatcaaaccagtcaatctgaaaggaaatcaacctctgACCCTTGCTGTCTTAGCTGAGCCATCTACTGAGGGCCAGATGTTTCCACTGCAAAAGTGCCTGACCATGGCAGCTCCAAGAAAATAGTTTGTAGCCTCACCCATGGAGAAGCTCAGAAAAGCAGAAGGCTCCGTGTACCCATGGATACATGCATTGCATTCTCCCCAGCAGCATTGGAGGCCAAGGAATGGGCATtctgggccctggaggagggagatggcTCAGGGATCTACTGAGGCCACCACTTACCATGTAGGCCTGGAAAGGACAGAGCAGGCATATGTGGCAGACAGCTTGTGACTGGGGTGTGGGAACAAGAGGGAACCAGCTCTGCATGAAGTACCTCAcccaaaatcccctggaggagaagtcCAGCAATAAGATCATCTGAGATGGGATGAAGAGAGTCTATTTCATTACCCCTTATAATTCCTCTGAATGAGGAGGTGGTGGAGTTGGTGGGTCATCACAAACTCTTCCATGGCCTAGACCATCTGCCAGTCGCTATCCTTGGGGCTGCCTCTCCCCAGCTTCAGTCATGTAGTTCTGGAAGAAATTGACAATCATGTGTGCTGCTGTGTCTGGTCCAATGACCATGTAGAGCCAATCATAGGACCCCATGGCCCTGCCAGGATGGCTGATCTCGGGCTGTACATGTGAATTGAGGTGTATCATTCAGAGAATACCCTTGAACTCTAATGGCTCCCAGCTTCTTTCTTTACTAAAAGATGCATTCAGGATATAAAACCCTAGGGAATGTAGCTTGGACTCCCTCAGTAGGCGTAGAAGCCTTAAGGAAGAAAGTTGTCAGCTAAGACCATcaaagaagagggaagggaaagtccgagggagagaaagagaaaactgatGACTTCTGATTTCTTGGGTCCAGTCACAGAGATCTTTTTATTTGCTCTGATTCATGTGTCCTGGATTCCCAGGATCATTTCAATGAGTCTCCCTTTTCCTTGAAGGCAGGTGGAGTAGGGCTTCTCTCAATTTTGATTCAGACTTGGTTCTAGATCCTTCACTCCCAGACACAAACAGAGGCAACCCTTTGTTTCAGCACCATTAAGAGTGAGACCCTTTATTCTTTACTGAGAATAGGGTGTGCAGACCACCAAACACAGTTCACCTGCATCCTGGGATCAGTGCCcaagtgtgagtgagtgtgtgttagGAGCGGCCTTATTGATTCCTGAACCACTCCAAGCATTTATACTGCCCGTGCCAGGCCAATCCTGTCATTTCCTCGATCAAAGACTGAGAAATACAGCCTCAGGAAGACGTCACCCAGCATCCAGAACTCTGTAGTTGGACTCAATGGGATCTCTTTAAAGGTGCTATAGCAACGGCGTCTAGAATCCTGGGGGAATCAGATATACACACCAGTCAGCATGAGCCCTTGGTGACTCCCCCCAAAATCCAGACCCAGCacaattctttgttttatttccctcttttggtAAGTATCAAGGGGTTTTCTCAGCAGCAGGGGATATGAGAGTTCATCAACCAAAGAGGTCCAAGACATGAGGTTGCCATGAGGAAGGGTAGGGAGTAGGGGAGGAGTGGTAGTTGGGAAACAGAGGAATGAAagacaacaaagtcctactgtagagcacaagaaattattttcaacattCAGTGATAAATCACatgaaaaagagtaagaaaatatatatatttgtgtgtataactgaatcacattgctgtgcagcagaacttaatgccacaatgaagattagccatatttcaatataattttttcgAAAAGAACAAGTGTGTCCCTAGCTCTCCTCACtccctatttctttccttctgactcTTGTTCCTTGTTTTCTCTGAAGAGAATGCTGGTTCTCCTCCTACAACCCCACAAtctgtcctttatttaaaaactttattttgtattggagtatagctgattaacaatattctgagtttcaggtggacagtaaagggactcaaccatatgTATCCGGGTATTCTGGTCCCAAAGACACCCCTCACATCCAGGCTGTCATATAACTGagcggagttccctgtgctacacagcaacttgttgttggttatccatcttaaatagagCAGTACCCACAACAATTTCTTGAAACTTTAGCTAAGGAACTCTGTAAAGCCTCCTTCAGTCCACACTTACCCTCTCTGGCCACTCCAGGCTTGGTTGGGTAAAGTACTCTTGTACCCCATCCCCACTGGTCAGTCCATAGCCCTCATCTCCCCTAGTAAGTCCCCAGTGCCCCAGTGCAGATCATCTTGAgattctatttgcatggaatccaGTGCAGTTTTGCTTAGAATCAAGCAACCCTCCATATGGCTCAATGAGTTTCTGGTTTTAGAATTCCTGAAATTCCCTCTTCCTCAAAGCCTTCTTTGAGCCCATCAGCCTGCTATGAACTCCCACTTGGAGCTGACATGATGCCTCTGCCCTGTGCTGGGGCTGAGCAGGCACTGTTCACCCTTTATTCACATTATCATCCAACCTCCCCAGAGGGGTTGGGTACCCCAACTCACAAAGGAGGCACCTGGCCGGAGCAAGGGGAAGATACAGGCAAGAACTAGCCTGACcatgtaatttatcatccaaaccaggAAAACTCTGAGAAGGGAAGGGAGCCTGTTAACTTATGCTGGGACATCACACTGGGACTGTCCCCAGCCATTCTCCTTGTAACATGGCCTATTTCAGGGACTGCTAGTGCTGAGTTTCATGTTCATGCACCTCTGAGTTCAGATTGAATTGAAGCTCTTTGAGGACTGAGGACCTCAGTGTTCCCCTCTCCCTGACTCCCACCACGCCATATGGTGTGGCATCTCCACATTTATTTCAGGAAGATCAGTGTCCCAAACGGCCCTTTACTTTCAAGTGTTTGGTTTTGTGGGAGGCACTGGCCCAGCCACAGGGCTCAGCAGCATCTGCAATGGTTTGACATGGCCTCCAGAGGGTACCCACCTCCCAGCAGTAGCCCAAGGGTTCCTGCAAGCTCCAGTTTGAGAACCAACCCTCAGTATTGTCCCCTCACCTTGAGGATGTAGGCTCGACCTGGCACTGGGTAGTTGATGCCGTTGATGGTGAAGGTAATAGAGGGCAGTGTATTGACCGCAGAACATGAAACATAGTGCTGTTAGAGAGAGAGGGTAAGAGGTTGGCCCTGGTGATCCTTGTTGTGTGTGGAGACTGGGAGTGACCCTGGGGCATGACCCTTCACCTTGGAACGCCATGGCTTGGCCCTGATGAGCTTCTGCATGTTATCGACCAGTGGTTTTGGGCCTTCGATGAATGCTGTCCCGATGTCAACAAAGGCCACGCAGCCTCCAGAACAAGCAATAACCTTTCTTTCAATGGAGATGCTGAGAGACAAAGGAATAAAGTGGGCAACAAGGTCACTCTGAGCCTCCCCAGAGTTGTTCCCTTCCCTACTGTCTCCTAAACAGCCCTTCATCTCTtaccctcttttcctttgctaTCGACACAGTAACTTTCTTGACATCCTTGAATGTAGTACTTGAATACACCAGGATCTTTTGTACCTTGACACAAGCTGGTCTTCTTTCCTAGAAGACCACTGCACTTTGACTAGGaaatttcttctcatcttccagattccagcttaattttattgttttcaggaAGCCTTTGCCCTGGTGTTTATAAGTCTCCTGTCTTAGTCACTCTCTGTAGACCCTTCCTCATGTCTGATGCTGTTattgctgctaactcacttcagtcatatccaactctgtgcgacctcagagagggcagtacaccaggctctgccgtccctgggattgtccaggcaagagtactggagtgagttgttattgccttctcctcctcatgTCTAGCACGTACCAAAGTCACAATTCACTACGTGGGTGAGTCACTTCATGTACATCTGCCTTCTTAGATGTGAGGGCGAGTTttattctcctttcctccctAAAGTGCCTGTCACACATTGGATGTCCAATGCTTCTCTgttcaatgagtgaatgaaaactTAGAAAACAATAAGTAACTTCTAGAGAGCTGTATCTGGTGGGGAACAAATAATGGGTCGCACACAGAGTGAAGATGGAGATTCACAGGGGCAGCAGATTCTCATAGTAGGGGCAGAGAGGGGCTCCTCTTGGAGAGGGTGTCTACCAGCACTGTTCCTACAACCAGCTCAGACCCTGAGATCCTGGCCAGGAAATACATGACTAGCCCATAGAAACTCCAAAGGACAGGTCAACTTTTGTCTGAGGGTATCACACAGAATCCTATCAATTATGCCTCTTGTCCTCAGGTCACTCCTGGATCCAACCTTTCTGATCCTCTGTAATAGCCCCTGTCCCACTGTGTGCCCAAGAACTTGACGTGTCTTTTCTATTAATTGCTTTCACGTCTTAAGACTGCAGGCAACCTCTCTCCACTGCTGGGTAGCTGCTCCCTAAGAAGACcaattttccccattttctcagGACAGTCCCTgttttttaattgacatttatCTGTACTGAGAATGGATCTGTACTGAGAATTTCCTATGTCCTAGGTAGCCATGGACAGTCGGTCATCTTACCATAACTCTGTTCAGGCTGGAGATATTCTCCCTGATCCTCTGTTCACCACACTGCAGAGTCCTCTAACCATGCTCCCCACCTCAAAGGGCAGTGGGTGCAGCTTTCTCCCAGCTACACAGACCTCTCTGGTGCCTTTTAGGACCCTGATCTGAGTGATGCCCAGAAGGCCTGGGGATTATGAACCCATGGGTTGTTTGTGTATCTCtgtgcttgtgtgtttgtttgtatgtgtgtgtgcatgtttctttgtgtgtgcttatgtgtCTCTGACTAGCTATGCATGATTTTATGTGTTGCTGTGTATGTTTTTATGCATCTGCTTGTGTGTTTCcatgtttctgtgtgtctgtctgtgtcgtTGTGGGTGGTGTATAtatctgtgtgactgtgtgtctgagaatgcatttgtgtgtgtctgcctgtgtccATGTACAGTAGTGGGAGCATCACTTGGGCTGACCCTCAGAGGGAGAGGCTTACCTGTCCATGTGTATAATCCAGTTTCCCGCTTGGATCAATGGTACCCAGTTGAGCTTTCCCTTGTAATAGCGATGGTCCACCCCACCAAACATCACCACACTGCCCTCCTGCTTGTCTCTGTAGAGAGAAAAAAGGGGGCGATCCTTGGAGGACAGTAACAACAGCACTGCCTGAGAGCTGTGCTTGTCCACCCACCAAGGCCCTAATAAGGTCCCCATGTACAGATGCAGAAATCGAGTCTAGGAGAGATTGAGATCCAGACTGAAGTCTGTCACTGGCTAATGAGTGGCACAGAGGAGGTTAAAAAGTGAATCACTTGGCTGGGCTCCACCCACTCTGTCTTCTGAAGACGCCCTGGACCTCCAGTGACCTGAGTGCTCAGACACCCTCAGAGGACAGGGTGCTGAAGTGTTTTGGCTTTCCCCTTGTCCACCTtgtcatttttcaggaaaatcagGCCTGGGAGTTCTAAGGGTATGTGTTCAGGTCACCCAGCGTCATTGGCTCCAATGGCCTGTGATTTCTACTTTCTAAAGGGCCCCAAACTCAGAAGGGACACAACCTCTGCTCTCCCTGTCTTGAAATGCCTCATATTTCTTGAACAAGGGGTCCCACATTTTTCTGTCCCACACTTTCGTTTCTCACTGGCTCCCACAAATCTGGTAGCTGGTTCTGGGCTCCCAGTGAAATGCTAATGAGGAAGGAAAGATATCCACCatccttctcctttcttccttctataATTCATAAGCAAATCCTAATGCCTTTTACTTAAACTTGTTTCCTGTTGCCTTCCATTATCCTGTCTCCTCACTCACCCCCCTAGACCAAGTTACTGGTCTTGAGCCTAGGAGTAGGCTTGTGTTccaataaacttttatttctaaaagccaGGGGTGAAGCCAGGTAGGGTCCTGGGTCCATAGTTATCCTGGGTTAGATTATCTCTCAGGATACTTCTTTATCGAGTGTTCTATAATTTTTGTGTAACCGAAAGCATCCTACGGCTAATTTGGTGAAAGGGATTGTCCATCTCACACTTACTTGCTCAAGTAGAAGGCAAAAACAGGTTCAGAAATGGCACCTTGATTCTTCAGCTTGTCAAAGATAGGGATTGCTCCAGAAGAAGATACGTTGGGGTAGTTCAAGCCCAAGATGCCATCAAAAGGTATATGCTCAAGCCCGTATTCTGCCATGCTTAGACTGAACGGCTGGTCAGTGCTTACAAGGTCCCCAATCTGTGGGAAAGAAGAGTGTTCCCACTTACAGATATATAAAGTGGGGCTAGGACTGGGCTGGGATGCATTGCCATTAGATCCTCAGAGAAGAATTGAGGCTGGGCTCTGTCTTCAGTGCCTGACAGACAGTGAGATCAAGCTGGGAGGATAATTGGGGTTCCATTTGAGAGAGGCTGTGAATTTTATAACA
Proteins encoded:
- the LOC109554177 gene encoding pregnancy-associated glycoprotein 1-like, which produces MKWLVVLGLVAFSECIVKIPLRRVKTMRKALSGKNMLNNFLKEHAYRLSQISFRGSNLTSHPLRNIKDLVYLANITIGTPPQEFQVFLDTGSSDLWVPSDFCTSPACSKHVRFRHLQSSTFRLTNKTFSITYGSGRIKGVVAHDTVRIGDLVSTDQPFSLSMAEYGLEHIPFDGILGLNYPNVSSSGAIPIFDKLKNQGAISEPVFAFYLSKDKQEGSVVMFGGVDHRYYKGKLNWVPLIQAGNWIIHMDSISIERKVIACSGGCVAFVDIGTAFIEGPKPLVDNMQKLIRAKPWRSKHYVSCSAVNTLPSITFTINGINYPVPGRAYILKDSRRRCYSTFKEIPLSPTTEFWMLGDVFLRLYFSVFDRGNDRIGLARAV